TCATATTTTTTATCCCACGAAAAATCTAAAAAATCACCATTATAAACATTTAATCGCTCTGCCCAAGGCGATTGTTCAAAATTGTATTTTGCCGTTTTATACGCCTCGGAATCCAGCTCTATGGCGTCTACCGCTTGGGCTCCACGCTGTGCAAGCATCAAGGCAATGACGCCCGTGCCCGTTCCGATATCCAAACAATGTTGAAAACTTGGCAACACAGGACACGATGCACCTAGCAACACCGCATCGGTACCGATTTTGGCTGCAGCACCTTCCTGTTCCACCGTAAATTGTTTAAAACGAAATATTTTAGACATAAAATATTGATTTTTAGCTATAAAAAATGATTCCAAAACGCATTTCGGAATCATTTTATACTTTAATTAATAGAGTTATCAACAGCTGCAAGCAATTTTTTCTACGCGTCGCTCGTGGCGTCCACCTTCAAAACTGGCATTTAAATAGGCATCAACGATTTCTAAGCCCAAATCTTCTGAAATAAATCGTGCTGGCAATACCAAAATATTGGCATTATTGTGTTGGCGTGCCAATTCTGCCAATTCTGTATTCCAGCAAATGGCTGCACGGATTCCTTGGTGCTTATTCGCCGTCATCGCAATACCGTTTCCACTGCCACAAAGTAGAATACCTAAATCGGCATCGTGGTTTTCAACAGCCGTAGCTGTGGGATGCGCAAAGTCTGGATAGTCTACAGACTCTGTTGAAAAAGCTCCAAAATCTTGAATATCAATTCCTTTTGAAACTAAATGTTCTTTAATTTTCTCTTTTAATGGGTAACCTGCGTGGTCTGATCCGATGGCAATTTTCATAATTTTTATAGTTTTCAACATTAGTAAATCGTAAATTTAATGTAAATTATTCATGCTCAATAGCTTTAATTCATATTAAAATTGTTGATTATTTTTTAATTATGGTGAACAAAAAATCAAAACTTTTTCTTGCATTTTCTAGAATAAATTACAATAGCAAAGCTAAGAAATAATTTCCAAATTTATTTTTCATTTTCTATTGTAAAATTATCAACCCTATTTCAATACTTCGGCACACTAATTTTAATTTTTTAAACCAAAAAATCACTTTATTTGTTAGCTTGTTGAAAAGTGATTAAACGATTTAAAAAACAAACTTTTAGTAATTGTAAAAATTGTCTAAAACTAATTTTAGCCAAAGTTTTCCAACAAAGTTATCCACATTTCCACAGGCACATTATATACAACATATATTTTTTAAAAAATTTTTAAAGAGAAAATATATTATATAGTATTGAATGAAAATTGTGAAAAACTATTTTTCTCTCCCTAATTACTGTTTCGTCCTTGTTCTAAAATCTTCGGAATGAATTATGCGGTAAAATTCCGTAAAAATGTGCAATTTTACATCGTTTAATTAATAACACTTTCCACAATGAATACGCCCCTTGCCGAACGCATGCGCCCCAAAACACTTGAGCAATATGTGAACCAAAAGCATTTGGTAGGCGATAATGCGCCCATCAAAGTAATGCTGGACAATGGTTTGCTGGCTTCTATGATTTTGTGGGGGCCTCCTGGCACGGGGAAGACTACGCTAGCGCAGCTCTTAGCGGAATTATCTGGCAGGGAATTTTACACCCTGAGCGCCATTAATGCAGGAGTTAAGGAGGTGCGTGAGGTGATAGAGCAGGCTAAAAAACGAACGCTTTTCTCGGGAGAGAAGAATCCCATTCTGTTTATAGATGAGGTGCATAGATTTAATAAATCACAGCAGGATTCGCTTTTAGGAGCGGTGGAAAAGGGCTATATCACGCTCATTGGTGCCACAACCGAGAATCCAAGCTTTGAAGTGGTGCCTGCCTTGCTCTCCCGTTGCCAAGTGTATACCTTAACCTCGCTCTCGCGGCAGGATTTGGAGGAATTGATGCACAATGCCATTACCCAAGATGAATGGCTGAAAACTAAAAACATTCGCTTAGAAGAGACAGATGCCCTCTTGCGCTACTCAGGGGGCGATGCGCGCAAGGTGCTCAATGGGCTGGAATTGGTAATTCATAGTGTGGGCGATGAAACTGAAATAGTAATTACCAATGATTTGGTGCAAAAGTGCATTCAGCAAAACATTTCAAGATACGATAAAACGGGCGAGCAACATTATGATATCATCTCTGCCTTTATCAAATCCATTCGTGGCTCAGACCCCAATGCCGCCGTTTATTGGCTTGCTCGCATGATTGCTGGGGGCGAAGATTTAAAATTCATCGCCCGCCGATTGCTTATTTTAGCCTCCGAGGACATAGGCAATGCTAATCCTAATGCACTGATGCTGGCCAATAGCGCCTTTCAGGCCGTCAGCACCATTGGCTACCCCGAGGCACGCATCATCTTATCGCAGTGTGCGGTGTATTTAGCCAATTCGCCCAAGAGCAATTCCACCTATAATGCCATTAATCAAGCATTAGATTTAGTGCAGAAAACAGGCGATTTGCCCGTGCCTCTGCATTTAAGAAACGCTCCTACTAAGCTGATGAAGGATTTAGATTATGGAAAGGAGTATAAATATGCCCACGATTACCAAGGGCATTTTGTGCAACAAGAATACTTGCCCGAGGATTTAAGCGGCACCACACTATACGCTCCTGCCGATAATAAGCGCGAAAATATAGACCGCCAAAATTTAAAAAATCGCTGGGGCGATAAATATGAGTATTAAAAAAATTGCTATTCAAAGTTTTTTTGATTGGTTAAAGGGTAAGATTTAGTTTTAAGAATAGATTAAATCTTAATTTAATATGAATAAAATCATAATAATACTATAAAATAAAAATTTTAAATTTGATAAAATTTTTATTTAGACATATGAATCAGTGGTTTAAAAAAATAGGAATTTGTGCATTTTTAAGTTTAGCAAGTTTATCTTTTGCACAACAGCACATAGCAGAAAGCAAAAATTTGGTGGGAATATGGCAACATGTTTACCCTATATCAAATGGAAATTATATAAAAACAGGAAATTATAAAATCATAACGCCTGATGGTACATTTTCCTTGGTTTTTATTGGGAAAAATAAAACAACCTTAACAGGTTATGGAACTTATAAAATTACGAGTGATAGTACTTTTACCGAGAAAATGATTTCCCATATTTCGCCTAAATTTGATAAATCTGGTAGTATTTTAAGATATAAAATGCAAGATGAAAATACTTTGTTACAATCATTTAAGGCAGAAAATAATGATAGATGGGTACCAGAGATTTGGCGTAGAATTACGATGCCTAAAAAAGATAGCTTTATGAAAGAATTTTAAATAATTTAATGATGAAAAAAATATTTTTTGTTTTTGTAGCAGTGTTTGGAATAATGTTAAATGCTCAAGAAGCACCTAAACATATTCCTGAAAGCACAGATTTAGTGGGATTTTGGCAACAGTGTTTTTTGTTAAAAAATTCAGAAGGTAATAAAATATTGAGACCCTCTGGCAATTACAAGGTGATTAACCCCGATGGTACTTTCTATACCTTTATGATTGTTCCTCAGAATAATGGGGCGGTTCAGATTCCTGTTATTTTGCAATATGGCACTTATAAAATTCAAGATGATGGCCAGTTTACAGAGCATATCATTAAGCACGCTATGAATCCTAGTTTCTCTAATACAAATTCTGAGTTGCGCTATAAAAAAATAGAAGGAGACGATACAATCGTTCAGGAGTATCGAAATGAGAATAAAGTTTGGATACCAGAGATTTGGCGCAGGGTAAGCTTCAAGGATATGTCAAAGAAAACGAATTTAATATTTTAAAAAATCAAAGAGCAAGGCCGAGAGTCTTGCTCTTTTTTTATTTTGTAAACTCAGCCAAATGCAATAATTTTGCCCCATATTATGTTTAGCGTATTAGAAACATACCTCACCAATATTGGTAAATACTTTGAGCTTTTGTTTGAGGTGATTAAAAAACCGAAAAAAACAAAGGTGTATCGTAAATTAATCATAAGAGAGCTATACGATTTAGGGGTGAACTCCGTGGGCTTGGTAGCCATACTCTCCATTTTTATGGGCGCGGTATTAGCCATTCAGCTGTACCAAAACTTTAAGAGCGCCGAAATGCCCATACCAGACAGCTATGTGGGCTATGCCACTAAGGTAGTAGTAGTTTTAGAATTCTCTTCCACCATCATTTGCATCATCTTGGCCGGAAAAGTAGGCTCCTACATAGCCTCCAGCATAGGCACTATGCGTGCCACAGAGCAGATAGATGCCCTTGAAGTAATGGGGGTAAATTCCGCCTCGTTTCTAATTCTGCCCAAAATCATCGCCTCGCTTTTATTCTACCCCATTTTATTGATGATATCCATCAGTATGTGCCTCTTTGGCGGGTATCTGATTGGAGATTTATCAGGTATGTGGTCCACAGTGGATTTCGTAGCAGGCTTGCAGAAGAATTTTGATAATTGGTTCTTTGCTTATAGCTTTATCAAGATGGAAGTTTTTGCCTTTATCATCGCCACCGTACCAGCCTTTTATGGGTACAATGTAAAAGGCGGATCGCTAGAAGTGGGGCGCTCAAGCACCAAGGCAGTAGTGTGGACTTGCATCATATTAATCATTACTAACCTAATCCTTACCAATATTTTATTATGATTGAAGTTAAAAATCTTAAAAAAAGCTTTGGAGATAAGGAAGTATTAAAAGGCATTTCCACCACCTTTGAAAAAGGAAAAACAAGCCTAATCATAGGCGCCAGTGGCGCAGGGAAGACTGTATTCTTCAAATGCATTTTAGGCCTTTTTGAGCCCACCAGCGGAGAAATCATTTACGAAGATATTTCCACCAAAAACATAACCTCTAAACAACGGCACGAGCGCCGAAAACACATAGGCACCGTATTCCAGTACAGCGCCCTTTTCGATTTTATGACAGTGGAGGAAAATGTGCGATTCCCCCTAGAAATGTATACCGACCTCTCCTTAAAAGAGATGAACGAGCGCGTGCATATGATACTGGAAAAAGTTAATATAGAGGAAGATGCCTTCAAAAAAATGCCCTCTGAAATATCTGGCGGTATGCAAAAACGCGTCGCCATCGCCCGCGCCGTAGTCAATAAGCCAAAATACCTCTTTTGCGATGAGCCAAACTCAGGGCTAGACCCGCAGACGGCCATCGTTATCGACCAATTGATACAGAAACTCACCCGAGAATTTGGTATCACCACCGTGATAAACTCCCACGATATGAATTCCGTGATGGAAATTGGCGAAAAAATCCTCTTTCTAAAAGATGGGCTTAAAGCTTGGGAAGGCACAAATAAGGAAATCCTTTTTACAGATAATAAGAGCGTTTCCGATTTTGTATATAGCTCCGATTTAATGAAGCGCGTGCGCGAAGTTTTGCAAAGGCAAAAGGATTAAAAAATATAGCTAAAACCGAATTTAAAAAAAAATTGAATTCGGTTTATTTTTTCTTTTATTAATTTAATTAAAAAATGCCCGTACAAGGTTTAAAAAAATTTATACCCGAAGCATCATTACCCCATATAGCGCAATGGATTAGTGGCTACCCGCTGCTCCTAAAAGTGAAAAATAATCGAAAATCCAAGCTAGGCGATTATAGAAAAATCCCGAGAGGGCATCAAATTACCATCAATAGAGATTTGAGCCCATATTTATTTTTGATAACGCTTACCCATGAGATTGCACACATGCATACTTTCGATAAATTTGGGTTTAGAATCAGTCCGCATGGTAAGGAATGGAAAAGCACTTTTGCCACTCTGTTGCAAGAAACTTTACACCTATACCCCGAGGATTTACAGCCTATAATGAGGGAGTATATCAAAAATCCGAAGGCAAATTTCTATGCCTTTTCGCCATTTGTAGCGTATTTTAGCCAAGAAGAAAAGCAGGAGGATACTATATTTTTAAAAGATTTGCCAAAAGGTACTATTTTTGCTCTAAATAATCGAGTTTTTAAAAAAGGTGAAATCAAGAGAATTAGGTATATTTGCACAGAATTATCATCTGGAAAAAACTATTTAATTCATGAATTGGCACCTGTAAAAGAGTATAGAAAAATTTAGTATGGAAACATTAGATAAGAAAAATATCTATTGCGTAATTATGGCTGGTGGAGTAGGAACGAGATTTTGGCCAATGAGTACTACGAGCAACCCTAAACAATTTCATGATATTTTAGGAACGGGAACAACTCTAATTCAGCAAACTTTTGATCGATTACTAAACTTATGTTTACCCGAAAATATTTATGTCATTACAGACCAAAAGTATACCTCTCTCGTGCAAGAGCAATTGCCCAAGATTTCGCCAGAGAATATCGTGGCAGAGCCTGTGGGTATGAATACTGCCCCTTGCGCCATTTATACCGCTTATAAGATTTATAAGCGCAATCCTGAGGCAGAGATTCTTGTTTGCCCATCAGACCACTTAATTCTCAACGAGCCAAAATTTACTGAAATTGCACTCACTGCACTTGAAAATTCAGCAAAAAATCATGGATTATACACTTTAGGCATTCAGCCTACACGCCCTGATACAGGTTATGGCTACATTCAGTTTGATGCAGCAGATGAGGGAGAAGTGAAAAAAGTAAAAACTTTTACTGAAAAACCAAATTTAGAATTGGCACAGCAATTTTTACAATCAGGTGATTTCTTGTGGAATAGCGGAATTTTCATTTGGAGTGCAAAAGATATTTTAAATTCGTTTGAAAATCATATGCCAGAAATGTTCCAAGCGTTCCAAGCGGTTGAAAATGTTTTAAATACCGATAAGGAAGTGGAAGAAATTAAGCGAGTGTATCCTACTTTGCAACAGGTATCTGTGGATGTTGCCATCATGGAAAAAGAGCAAAATGTATATGTGATTCCTTCTGAATTTGGCTGGAGTGATTTAGGAACTTGGCTTTCGCTTTATGAAAATACGGAAAAAGACGAAGATGGCAATGCCTTTTCAAGCAAAAATGTCTTTACATATCACGCCAAAAACAACATTATTTTTGCCCCCCAAGAGAAATTGGTAGTGGTAGATGGCTTAGAAGATTATATTGTCGTAGACACGCCACAAGCACTTTTGATTTCGCCAATTGAAAATAGCCAAGAGATTAAATCTTATGTGCGAGATTTAAAACTCAATAAAAAAGAAAAATTCGTTTAAAATAGGATTTTGTTGCTTAAAGGTTTTAAAATATTAATTATGAATGAGGAAACGCACTTAAACCCTAAAAGACAAACACCAATATCAAATTTAAATTCTACTTGTAAAAAGCAGCATATAGAAGAGAAAAAAGAAAAAACAAATAATTTTTTTGATAATTACGATGCTGAAAAATATAATGAAAGGCAAAGAATTTTAAAAAATATTGAAAAAAGAAATTTGCAAAAAATAGCTAATAAAAAAGCTAAAAAGAAAGCCAAAAGAATGGCAAAAAAAGAATATTACAAAAGTTTGAAAAAATAAGTTTAATATCTAAAACAAAAAGAAAAAAGCTAAAAAAACAGCAAGAAAGAAATAATAATAAATTAAATTAATAAAAACCCCCATAATTCAAATTATGGGGGTTTTTGTTATCAATAATTTTAATCAAATTCCTACAACAATTCCAAATCCAATTGTTTTTTATCTAAATCGGCACGAGTAAGCTTCACATTTACCTCGTCGCCCAATTGGTAGGTATTTCCTGTGGCTTGTCCTACGATGGCATAATTCTTTTGGTCAAACACATAGTGATCATCGTGAATGTCTCGTAGTCTTACCAAGCCCTCGGCACGGCATTCAGGTAGTTCCACATAAATTCCCCATTCGGTAACTCCTGTAATGATTCCGCTGAACTCTTCGCCCACATGTTTGTCCATGAATTTAACTTGCATGTATTTAATGCTATCTCGCTCGGCATCGGCTGCCAATCTTTCGCGCTGACTGCAGTGTTCGCATTTTTCCTCGTACACCTCTTTTTCGGCCGATTTGCCACCGTCTAAGTAGCGTTGGAGTAATCTATGTGCCATAACATCGGGATAACGGCGTATAGGCGATGTAAAATGCGAATAATATTCAAATGCCAATCCGTAGTGTCCAATGTTATCGGTTGAGTAAATCGCCTTAGACATAGATCGCATTGCAAGCGTTTCAATCATATTTTCTTCGCCTTTTCCTTTCACATCGTGCAAAAGTTGGTTGATAGATGCGGTGGTTTTTTTACGGTCTCCTAACTCCAATTTATACCCAAATTGATGAATAAATTGTTTTAAACTTGCTAATTTCTCCGGATCTGGATCATCGTGGATACGATAAACAAAGGTTCTATCCGTAGGTTTACCTCTTTTTAAGCTCACAAATTCAGATACTTTTCGATTGGCTAAAAGCATAAATTCCTCGATGAGCTTATTGGCATCTTTACTTTCTTTGAAATAAACACCAAGTGGATTTCCGTCTTCGTCTAAATTAAATTTAACCTCCAATCGGTCAAAACTAATCGCTCCGTTTTTAAGCCTTTCTTTTCTTAAAATCTTGGCTAATTTATCTAGAATTAAAATTTCTTCCTTCAATTCGCCCTCTCCGCCTTCTATGATAGCTTGTGCATCTTCATACGCATAACGCTTGTCTGAATGCGTAACGGTGCGCCCAAACCAGCTTTTGATGATATTGGCGTTTTTATCCATTTCAAAAACAGCCGAAAATGTATATTTGTCTTCGTTGGGTCTTAGCGAACAAGCGAAATTACTCAACACCTCTGGTAACATAGGCACCACTCGGTCTACCAAATACACAGAAGTTCCTCGTTTATAAGCCTCTTCATCGAGCAAAGTGCCAGGTTTCACATAATACGAAACATCGGCAATGTGCACGCCCACTTCGTAATTTCCGTTTTCAAGGGTTCTGAACGAAAGTGCATCGTCAAAATCTTTGGCATCTTTTGGATCGATGGTAAAGGTAGGCACATCACGCATGTCGCGTCTTTTGGCGATTTCTTCTGGTTTAATTTCGGTATCAAGGTTTTGTGCTTCGTCTTCCACTTCTTTAGGGAATGCAGCCGGCAAGCCATATTCTGCCAAAATGGAATGAATCTCCACATCGTGCACGCCTGGTTTTCCAAGCACACGCGTGATTTCGCCAAATGGCGAATCGGCATCTTCTGGCCAGCTCACCACATTACACACAACTTTGTCGCCGTTTTGTGCATGGTTTAAGTTTTCCTTTGGCACATAAATATCTACTGGCATCGATTTGCCTTCTACGATGACAAAACCATATTTTCTATCACCTATGATTTCTAGCACGCCCACATATTGCATGCGATGTCGCTGAATCACTTTGGCAATGCTACCCTCTGGCTTTTTACCACGAGAAGTTTTGTGCAAAATAAGCTGAACCAAATCGCCTTGTAGAGCGTTTTTGGTTTGTCCTTTTGGGATATAGATATCGTCTTCCAGCCCTTCTACAATCACATAAGCAGCTCCAGATGAGGTAAAATCAATGGTACCCACAAGTATATTTTTCTCCATATTCAATTTGAATTTTCCTGGAGAAACTTCAAGTAAGCTATCATCTGCCACGAGGCGAGAAAGTGCCTTGATCAAATGTTGCTTTTCTTGCGCATTGGTGTACTGTAATGCAGAACCTAATTGCTTGTGATTGAGTGTCTTGTTTGGATATTTTAAATAGTATTGTAATACTTTTTTAGCCGTTTTTCTAAAACTATTATCTTGAGAATGATGATGTTTAGAGCGTTTATTTTTAGACATTTTGTATATTTTTTTAAAATGATATACTTTGTGTCTATCAATTATTGTGCTACATTGTTAATAAACTAAAAAAATATCAATGATTTAAAATTCAGTTTTGGATTAAGTTTTATCGGTGCAAGAATTGAATAGTATCTAAATTCAATCGAGATTTAAGATATTTATTAATTCTAATTTCATCGGCTTCATGAGGTACATTGTCTTTCCATAGAATAACGAATGTAGGCATAATGGTACGATTTTTAAAATTGGTATAATTAAAAGTAGCATAACCAAAATAATCTAGTTCAGGATACAAAGATTTTAATTCTTTAGAAATACTTTGGAATGGAATGGTATCGCTATTCAATCGATTGATTTGCATTTTTTGGTAATCTATGATACTATCTTTTTGGCTCACTTCTTTTTGGAGCGAGCTATAAATAGAGCTATATAGTTTTTCGCCCGTGTTATCTTGTTGTGTAAATCCTCCTTGGTGTACAAGGATTTGAGTATGCGATAGATGGTATTTGTTCTTTAAAATAGTATTCCAATTTTTAATTACTTCTTCGGGAATATTGGCCGAAATGGTAGAGATTGTAATGTAATTAATACTATCTTTTTTGCTTAAAATAGGATTATTAATATTGAAGAAAGTATTTTCGTAGGCTACGGCTACTTCGTTGTTTAAGAATTTCTGTACCTGAGATTTATATACCTCTTCTTTTACGATTCCGTAGAAAATAAATCCACTAGGCAACACTGTTAAAATAGCGATACTCACAATAATTAAATTCGTTTTTCTAGCTTTTTGTGCATTTTGGTATTGCACCAAAGGAAACTTGTTGAATTTAATGTAAACAAAAGTGGAAATTCCAATAAAAATTGAATTTATGACAAAAAGATAAAAAGCGTTTAGCGCAGCCATAAAACCTGTATAGTCTTTATAGCCAATGAGTTCATTTCCCATGGCTAAACCATAGCCCACGGTACACAAAGGTGGCATCAAAGCCGTAGCGATGGCAACGCCCGCAATCACATTGGAATTTTTGATTTTACTACTAAAGGCAGCAATTCCTGCCAAACCACCAAAAATACCAATCAACACATCTAGCGATGTGGGCTCAATACGCCCAGAAAGTTGCGGGTTGATTGTTGTGAGAGGAGCAATAGAAAAATAGAGAAATGATGTAAGAATTGAAATCACAACCATTACCCCAAAATTGGCAAATGATTTATTCAAAGTTTTAATATCATTTACAGCTACAGAATACCCAAGCCCAATAATTGGACCCATTAAAGGCGAAATAAGCATTGCCCCTATGACTACCGCTACCGAGTTGCTATTGAGCCCAATAGAGGCAATCATTACCGAGGCAACCAATACATAAGCTGCTAGGCCCTTAAAACTAATATTGCTTAAAACCTCTTCTCTCGTACGCTCTTTATCCACCTCGTTGCTCAGGTCGTAAATTTCACGTAAAAAATTAAATAATTTATCGCCGATGGATTCTACCTGATTCTCCTCTATACTTTTCTTTTTTTCTTCTTCTGCCATGTTTAAAACACTATAGTATCAAAGCGCAAAAATAAGTAATTGTGTTTAAATTTGATACTAAAAAAACTGAATTTGATGTATTTTTAATCCAATGCTCATTCCGAACTTTATTCGGAATCTCTACGCGTAATTTAAACCCTGAAACCAGTTCAGAGTGACAGGATGTATAAAATTGGAATTTGGTATATTTTTTAAGTCTGGATGGTCATTCTGAAGGATTATTCATACTTGTCTAATCTTTTCTTTAAAAAATCTATTTGTTCTTCTAAATTTTTTATCAACTTTTCATAAACTTCTTTATTTTCAATATGTAAATTTTGAATATATCCATTTCCAAAAGCACCTTCATGGTTTTCTTGGTGATTAATAGTTAATTTTTCAGTACCTAATAATGATGAAATATCTGTTTCTAAAATAGTTGAAATCTCAAAAAGTCTATCGATACTTAGTTTAGTTTCTTGGTTTTCAATTCTTGCATAAGAGGCTTGGCTTATTTCTAATTCTTGAGCCATATATTCTTGAGAATATCCTTTTTGCTCTCTAATTCTACGGATGTTTGCACTTACTTTATTCATAAAATGTATGTTTTTATTCATAATACGAATATAAATATACAAATATTTTTTAAATATGATTTTTAGTTTTTAGAATTTTGAAAAAAAGTTTAACACAAAATAAATTAAAATGAAAAGAACAAAACTTTATGCTTGTGGATTATTAGTAATTTTATCCTTATCGTCTTGTGCCACTATTTTCACAGGAACGAGTGATCGTATAACTTTTAATTCTACCCCAGAAGGAGCAACAGTTTATGAGAGAGGAATAGAAAAGTGTAAAACACCATGTACACTTAAAGTAACTAGAACTTTATCTGAAAAAGATATAGAATTTAAAAAAGATGAATATCAAAATAGAACCATTGAATTAGATGCTAAATTTAATCCAGTATCTATTATCAATTTAACAAATGGTATAGGTTGGATTATAGATGCTTTTTCTGGTTCTATCAAAAAATATGATACTAAAGTATACAATATAGAATTAGAACCTAAAAAATAGAATATAAAAAAAAGGCTACTTTAAAGTAGCCTTTTTTTACATCAACAAAAAGTTTAAACAAATCTCTAAAAACTCATCTGGTTTTTCGGCGTGGAGCCAGTGTCCCGCACCTGCAATATGCGTAATCTCCGCATGCGGAAAATATTTTTTAATCTGCATGGTATCTGGCTCGGTAATGTAGCTTGAATTTCCACCACCCAAGAACAAAACATCTCCATTAAAAGTCTTGTCGGGCAGATGATTTGTAATTAAATCATTGTAGTTTTCGGTAAGGCTTTTTAGATTAAATTTAAAAGCATATTTTCCTTCGTCGCAACGCTGTACACTTTTCATCAAAAACATTCGCACGGCGGGATCTTTGATGTAATCTTTTAGAAAATCTTCGGCATCGCCACGGCTTTCAACTTGCGAAAAATCTACGCTATTTAGTGCCTTCAAAATTGCTTGATGATGCGGTGTATAATCCTTTGGCGACATATCTGCCACGATTAATTTATCCACCATTTCGGGATATTTCATCGCAAATTCCATCACGGCTTTTCCGCCCAAAGAATGCCCTATAAAAGATGCTTTTTCCACCTTGTGGGCTTGCATATAGTGGTACAAATCATCGGCCATGGCTTTGTGGCTCATTTCATCGGTGTGAAAACTGCGTCCGTGGTTACGCGCATCTACCAAATGCGTTGTAAAATATTCGCCAAATTTTTTACCCAAAGTAGCCCAATTGTCGAGCATTCCAAAAAGCCCGTGAAGAATGATGAGGTGCTTGGGTTTATCGCCTATAATTTTGCTAAATAAAATTTGATTTTCCATTATTTTTCGGCATTTAAATAAGCGGTTTCTATTTTTCTAAGATAGAGCTGAATGGTGTTTTCTAAGCCCAAATAAAGTGCCTCTGAAATCAGCGCATGTCCGATTGAAACTTCGGCAATGCTTGGAATTTCTCGGATAAAAAATTCAATATTATCTAAACTTAAATCATGTCCTGCATTTACTTTTAAGCCTGCTTCTTCGGCAAAAATGGCGGTTGCTTTGTACATTTCTGCTGCTCCTTCATCTTTATTGGCATAGTCTGTGGAATAAGCTTCGGTGTATAGCTCAATGCGATCGGTTCCTGTTTCTGCTGCCGAAGCGATGAGCTCTGGACGCGGATCCAAGAAAATAGAGGTTCTAATGCCTGCTGCTTTGAACTCTGCAATGGTTTTTTGCAAAAAGTCAAAGTGCTTTTCGGTATCCCAGCCCGCGTTTGAGGTGATGGCATCTTCGGCATCGGGCACCAATGTTACTTGGTCAGGTTTCACTTTCAGCACCAATTCTTTAAATTCAGGAATTGGGTTTCCTTCTATATTAAATTCAGTTTTTACTACTTTTTTTAAATCAAATACATCTTGGTAGGTAATGTGTCGCTGGTCGGGTCTTGGGTGAACAGTAATTCCCTGTGCACCAAATCTTTCACAATTTATGGCTGCTTCTACCACATTGGGAGTATTACCACCGCGTGCATTGCGCAGCGTAGCAATTTTATTG
This Ornithobacterium rhinotracheale DNA region includes the following protein-coding sequences:
- a CDS encoding replication-associated recombination protein A, whose amino-acid sequence is MNTPLAERMRPKTLEQYVNQKHLVGDNAPIKVMLDNGLLASMILWGPPGTGKTTLAQLLAELSGREFYTLSAINAGVKEVREVIEQAKKRTLFSGEKNPILFIDEVHRFNKSQQDSLLGAVEKGYITLIGATTENPSFEVVPALLSRCQVYTLTSLSRQDLEELMHNAITQDEWLKTKNIRLEETDALLRYSGGDARKVLNGLELVIHSVGDETEIVITNDLVQKCIQQNISRYDKTGEQHYDIISAFIKSIRGSDPNAAVYWLARMIAGGEDLKFIARRLLILASEDIGNANPNALMLANSAFQAVSTIGYPEARIILSQCAVYLANSPKSNSTYNAINQALDLVQKTGDLPVPLHLRNAPTKLMKDLDYGKEYKYAHDYQGHFVQQEYLPEDLSGTTLYAPADNKRENIDRQNLKNRWGDKYEY
- a CDS encoding DUF4488 domain-containing protein; the protein is MMKKIFFVFVAVFGIMLNAQEAPKHIPESTDLVGFWQQCFLLKNSEGNKILRPSGNYKVINPDGTFYTFMIVPQNNGAVQIPVILQYGTYKIQDDGQFTEHIIKHAMNPSFSNTNSELRYKKIEGDDTIVQEYRNENKVWIPEIWRRVSFKDMSKKTNLIF
- a CDS encoding ABC transporter ATP-binding protein: MIEVKNLKKSFGDKEVLKGISTTFEKGKTSLIIGASGAGKTVFFKCILGLFEPTSGEIIYEDISTKNITSKQRHERRKHIGTVFQYSALFDFMTVEENVRFPLEMYTDLSLKEMNERVHMILEKVNIEEDAFKKMPSEISGGMQKRVAIARAVVNKPKYLFCDEPNSGLDPQTAIVIDQLIQKLTREFGITTVINSHDMNSVMEIGEKILFLKDGLKAWEGTNKEILFTDNKSVSDFVYSSDLMKRVREVLQRQKD
- a CDS encoding MlaE family ABC transporter permease; translated protein: MFSVLETYLTNIGKYFELLFEVIKKPKKTKVYRKLIIRELYDLGVNSVGLVAILSIFMGAVLAIQLYQNFKSAEMPIPDSYVGYATKVVVVLEFSSTIICIILAGKVGSYIASSIGTMRATEQIDALEVMGVNSASFLILPKIIASLLFYPILLMISISMCLFGGYLIGDLSGMWSTVDFVAGLQKNFDNWFFAYSFIKMEVFAFIIATVPAFYGYNVKGGSLEVGRSSTKAVVWTCIILIITNLILTNILL
- a CDS encoding DUF4488 domain-containing protein; the protein is MNQWFKKIGICAFLSLASLSFAQQHIAESKNLVGIWQHVYPISNGNYIKTGNYKIITPDGTFSLVFIGKNKTTLTGYGTYKITSDSTFTEKMISHISPKFDKSGSILRYKMQDENTLLQSFKAENNDRWVPEIWRRITMPKKDSFMKEF
- the rpiB gene encoding ribose 5-phosphate isomerase B, with the protein product MKIAIGSDHAGYPLKEKIKEHLVSKGIDIQDFGAFSTESVDYPDFAHPTATAVENHDADLGILLCGSGNGIAMTANKHQGIRAAICWNTELAELARQHNNANILVLPARFISEDLGLEIVDAYLNASFEGGRHERRVEKIACSC
- a CDS encoding SprT-like domain-containing protein, which translates into the protein MPVQGLKKFIPEASLPHIAQWISGYPLLLKVKNNRKSKLGDYRKIPRGHQITINRDLSPYLFLITLTHEIAHMHTFDKFGFRISPHGKEWKSTFATLLQETLHLYPEDLQPIMREYIKNPKANFYAFSPFVAYFSQEEKQEDTIFLKDLPKGTIFALNNRVFKKGEIKRIRYICTELSSGKNYLIHELAPVKEYRKI